One window of Novosphingobium sp. 9U genomic DNA carries:
- the dprA gene encoding DNA-processing protein DprA gives MSAGSALTQDEALARIRLLRSPNIGPVSYRQLLARFGTASAALDALPDMVGRSGKAYTPAAEGRVAAEVAAVRKAGARYLFDDSPDYPPLLAEAEGAPPILTMRGDPSHLHAPCVAVVGARNASGAAVKLARDFSHGLAEAGFTVVSGLARGIDGAAHTGALAAGEGRTVGVIASGIDIAYPPEHAELQERIANEGVLLAEQPPRTEPLARHFPTRNRIIAGLAAGTLVVEAAPKSGSLITARLAGEFGREIMAIPGSPLDSRSHGCNQLIRDGAILVQRPEDVVELLSGFDGAARSSFREFSSTTPWHEPDPAESAEVVGLLTLAPIGVDELIRQSGATSASVQLALLELEIAGRLHRHAGGRVSLSA, from the coding sequence GTGAGCGCGGGGTCGGCGCTGACGCAGGACGAGGCGCTTGCCCGCATCCGCCTGCTGAGATCGCCCAACATCGGCCCGGTAAGCTACCGGCAGCTGCTCGCCCGCTTCGGCACGGCGAGCGCGGCGTTGGACGCGTTGCCGGACATGGTCGGCCGCTCTGGCAAGGCCTACACTCCCGCCGCCGAGGGACGTGTCGCTGCCGAGGTCGCTGCCGTTCGCAAGGCGGGCGCGCGCTATCTGTTTGACGACTCGCCGGATTACCCGCCGCTCCTTGCCGAGGCCGAAGGCGCGCCGCCGATCCTGACCATGCGCGGCGATCCCAGCCACTTGCACGCCCCTTGCGTCGCCGTGGTTGGCGCACGCAATGCCTCGGGCGCCGCGGTGAAGCTGGCGCGCGATTTCTCGCATGGCCTGGCCGAGGCCGGCTTTACCGTCGTTTCGGGTCTTGCTCGCGGTATCGATGGCGCCGCGCATACCGGTGCGCTGGCGGCGGGCGAGGGCCGGACCGTCGGCGTGATCGCGAGCGGCATCGACATCGCCTATCCGCCCGAACATGCCGAACTGCAGGAGCGTATCGCCAACGAGGGCGTACTGCTCGCCGAGCAACCGCCGCGCACCGAGCCGCTCGCGCGCCACTTCCCAACCCGCAACCGCATCATCGCCGGCCTTGCCGCCGGCACGCTGGTGGTCGAGGCGGCCCCCAAGTCCGGCTCGCTAATCACCGCACGCCTCGCCGGGGAGTTCGGGCGCGAGATCATGGCGATCCCCGGCTCCCCGCTCGATTCGCGCTCACACGGCTGCAACCAGCTGATCCGCGATGGCGCGATCCTGGTGCAGCGGCCCGAGGATGTGGTCGAACTGCTCTCCGGTTTCGATGGTGCTGCGCGCTCCAGCTTTCGCGAGTTCTCGTCGACTACACCGTGGCACGAACCTGATCCGGCGGAGTCTGCGGAAGTGGTCGGTCTGCTCACCCTGGCGCCGATCGGCGTGGACGAGCTGATCCGCCAGTCGGGCGCGACTTCAGCGTCCGTCCAGCTGGCCTTGCTTGAACTGGAGATCGCAGGCAGGCTTCACCGGCATGCAGGAGGGC
- the plsY gene encoding glycerol-3-phosphate 1-O-acyltransferase PlsY: MSEILAAILGYLLGSVPFGLLLTRLTGAGDLRSIGSGNIGATNVLRTGRKGLAATTLLLDLTKGLAAVLIARAIWPGSEPFAAVGAVVGHCFPVWLRFRGGKGVATLAGVCFGLAWPIGLAYAVLWLGVLALARISSLGGMTAAVGAPIAALLLGYQAYVPALVVLAVLVVWMHRANIARLRSGTEPRIGAAKP, from the coding sequence ATGAGCGAGATTCTTGCTGCCATCCTGGGCTATCTGCTCGGGTCCGTGCCGTTCGGGCTGCTGCTCACGAGGTTGACCGGCGCGGGCGACTTGCGTTCGATCGGCTCGGGCAACATTGGTGCGACCAATGTGCTGCGCACCGGCCGCAAAGGACTGGCGGCGACGACGCTGCTGCTCGACCTGACGAAAGGCCTCGCGGCGGTGCTGATCGCGCGTGCGATCTGGCCGGGGAGCGAGCCGTTTGCCGCTGTTGGTGCGGTGGTGGGCCATTGCTTTCCGGTGTGGCTGCGCTTCCGCGGCGGCAAGGGCGTCGCGACGCTCGCGGGTGTGTGCTTCGGCTTGGCCTGGCCGATCGGCCTGGCTTACGCGGTGCTCTGGCTTGGCGTGCTGGCGCTTGCGCGGATCTCTTCACTGGGTGGGATGACCGCAGCTGTCGGAGCGCCGATCGCGGCACTGCTGCTCGGTTACCAGGCGTATGTGCCCGCCCTGGTGGTGCTCGCCGTGCTGGTGGTCTGGATGCATCGCGCCAACATCGCGCGGCTGCGTAGCGGCACCGAGCCGCGGATCGGCGCGGCCAAGCCGTGA
- the murI gene encoding glutamate racemase, translating to MDRTQDPVAPVLLFDSGVGGLTVLAELRRVLPQAPVVYVADTAGLPYGTKTEAQIAARVAGLLGRLTERLKPRLVCIACNTASTIALGMVREVLEVPIVGTVPAIKPAAALTHSGVIGLLGTQATIRQAYVDRLEHEFAAGKHLLRHGAPDLVDAAEAKLRGETPDAEAIASAVDALRSMPGGADIDTVVLACTHFPLLEDELAAAFGPGVGFVHGAEGIARQIARLLEGQEFVRKLADFALTTRPGASWDAYAQALAGYGLEGVGAV from the coding sequence TTGGACCGTACTCAAGACCCGGTGGCGCCGGTCCTGCTGTTCGACTCGGGCGTGGGCGGGCTCACTGTCTTGGCCGAGCTGCGGCGGGTGCTGCCGCAAGCGCCGGTGGTCTACGTCGCCGATACCGCGGGCCTGCCCTATGGCACCAAGACCGAAGCGCAGATCGCCGCGCGCGTGGCCGGGCTACTGGGGCGCCTCACCGAGCGGTTAAAGCCGCGCCTGGTCTGCATCGCCTGCAACACCGCCTCGACCATCGCCTTGGGCATGGTGCGCGAGGTGCTGGAAGTGCCGATTGTCGGCACCGTGCCCGCCATCAAGCCCGCTGCCGCGCTCACCCACAGCGGCGTCATCGGCCTGCTCGGCACGCAAGCGACGATCCGTCAGGCCTATGTCGACCGGCTGGAACACGAGTTCGCTGCGGGCAAGCACCTGCTGCGCCATGGTGCGCCCGATCTCGTGGACGCCGCCGAGGCCAAGCTGCGCGGCGAAACGCCCGATGCCGAGGCGATCGCATCCGCCGTGGACGCCTTACGCAGCATGCCAGGCGGTGCGGACATCGACACGGTGGTCCTCGCCTGCACGCACTTCCCGCTGCTGGAGGACGAACTTGCCGCCGCGTTCGGGCCTGGAGTCGGCTTCGTTCACGGCGCGGAAGGCATCGCTCGCCAGATCGCGCGGCTGCTCGAAGGTCAGGAATTCGTTCGCAAACTTGCCGACTTCGCGCTAACCACACGGCCGGGCGCATCCTGGGACGCGTATGCACAAGCACTCGCGGGCTACGGGCTGGAGGGGGTCGGGGCTGTTTGA